The Vicinamibacteria bacterium genome has a segment encoding these proteins:
- a CDS encoding DNA topoisomerase 3: protein MKLVLAEKPSVAADIARVLGATEKKEAHYLGNGYTVTWARGHLLEIAAPEAMNPAWERWSTTTLPMIPSEWRYAPRKDSAGLLRAVSRMLREADQVIAATDAGREGEHIFRLIYEHSGSKAPIRRLWISSLTDDAIRAGFASLHEGARFDPLAAAARARACADWLVGLNATRAYTLLNHDKCTIGRVQTPTLAILVRRQEEIGAFKPTPYAEIHVTLEPGFRARLLLDGKPRILDLARAKAILEEISPLPSATVRTVETKEVRSSPPPLFNLLGLQKEANRRWGLTASRVLEIAQDLYERKHLTYPRTESRHLSTDMVKDLPGHVTALRADYPEAAAMAAEAFAKGPPGKAYVDDTKLTDHHAIISTTVIPGPNLPTELRNVWDLVARRFLAIFLPPSVTDETVALFDLGAPGQEAHTLRATGSVLKVPGWTILEAPSPHDQDKDDKEDKEEKEDAKDDQALPPLTVGQVVPKRDQRLLSKMTKPPRPYTDATILDAMKSAGRLVEDDELAAFMKEQGLGTPATRAAILERLVEVGYVERRKKALLPTPKGIAIIGQVHASLRDPLLTAQWEQRLKAIEDGEADASPFETEIVAYVRELVIEVLAGTPLAPTAIAHALGTCPACKVGTVRPTPKGWGCSRYKEGCGFTIWKQLAGKALNDKIVRELLNHGITGKTIAGFTSKAGKPFKAKLRLDEHHHVAFEFERAPRKEQHP from the coding sequence ATGAAACTCGTTCTTGCTGAAAAGCCATCCGTTGCCGCCGACATCGCCCGCGTCCTGGGCGCTACCGAGAAGAAAGAAGCCCACTACCTGGGGAACGGCTACACAGTGACGTGGGCGCGCGGCCATCTTCTCGAGATCGCCGCCCCCGAGGCCATGAACCCGGCCTGGGAGCGCTGGTCCACGACCACGCTCCCCATGATCCCCAGCGAATGGCGCTATGCCCCCCGGAAGGACTCCGCGGGGCTCCTCCGCGCCGTCTCACGCATGCTCCGCGAGGCCGACCAGGTGATCGCGGCGACCGACGCCGGCCGGGAGGGAGAGCACATCTTCCGCCTGATCTACGAGCACTCCGGCTCGAAAGCCCCCATCAGGCGGCTTTGGATCAGCAGCCTCACCGACGACGCGATCCGCGCCGGCTTCGCCTCGCTCCACGAGGGGGCTCGCTTTGACCCACTGGCCGCCGCGGCCCGGGCCCGGGCCTGCGCGGACTGGCTCGTGGGCCTGAACGCCACCCGCGCCTACACGCTCTTGAACCACGACAAGTGCACGATCGGGCGCGTCCAGACCCCCACCCTCGCCATCCTCGTGAGGCGCCAGGAGGAGATCGGCGCCTTCAAGCCCACGCCCTACGCCGAGATCCACGTCACCCTCGAGCCCGGGTTTCGGGCACGCCTCCTTCTTGACGGAAAGCCCCGCATCCTCGACCTCGCGCGGGCCAAGGCCATCCTCGAGGAGATCTCCCCTCTTCCCTCCGCGACCGTCCGCACCGTGGAGACGAAGGAGGTCCGCTCCTCCCCCCCGCCCCTCTTCAACCTCCTCGGCCTCCAGAAGGAGGCGAACCGCCGCTGGGGCCTGACCGCCTCCCGCGTCCTCGAGATCGCCCAGGACCTCTACGAGAGGAAGCACCTCACCTACCCACGGACGGAGAGCCGCCACCTCTCGACCGACATGGTCAAGGACCTCCCCGGCCACGTCACTGCCCTCCGGGCCGACTATCCCGAGGCCGCGGCCATGGCGGCGGAAGCCTTCGCCAAGGGTCCCCCGGGCAAGGCCTACGTCGACGACACCAAGCTCACCGACCACCACGCGATCATCTCCACGACCGTGATCCCTGGGCCCAACCTCCCTACCGAGCTCCGGAACGTCTGGGACCTCGTCGCCCGGCGTTTCCTCGCGATCTTCCTGCCCCCCTCGGTCACCGACGAGACCGTCGCCCTCTTCGACCTTGGCGCCCCCGGCCAGGAGGCGCACACGCTGCGCGCCACCGGCTCCGTCCTCAAGGTGCCGGGTTGGACGATCCTGGAGGCACCCTCCCCCCACGACCAGGACAAGGACGATAAGGAAGACAAAGAAGAGAAGGAAGACGCGAAGGATGACCAGGCGCTGCCGCCTCTAACCGTCGGCCAGGTTGTGCCCAAGCGCGACCAGCGCCTGCTCTCGAAGATGACGAAGCCCCCACGCCCTTACACGGACGCGACCATCCTCGACGCCATGAAGTCCGCCGGACGGCTCGTGGAAGACGACGAGCTCGCGGCCTTCATGAAGGAGCAGGGCCTCGGCACACCCGCCACCCGGGCGGCCATCCTCGAGAGGCTGGTGGAAGTTGGGTATGTGGAGCGGAGGAAGAAGGCCCTCCTCCCCACCCCCAAGGGCATCGCGATCATCGGCCAGGTCCATGCCTCCCTCCGCGATCCCCTACTCACCGCGCAGTGGGAGCAACGCCTGAAGGCCATCGAGGACGGCGAGGCCGACGCCTCCCCCTTCGAGACCGAGATCGTCGCCTACGTCCGGGAGCTCGTGATCGAGGTCCTCGCCGGGACACCGCTCGCTCCCACCGCGATCGCCCACGCGCTTGGGACGTGCCCGGCCTGCAAGGTGGGTACCGTCCGCCCCACCCCCAAAGGCTGGGGCTGCAGCCGCTACAAGGAAGGCTGCGGCTTCACCATCTGGAAGCAGCTCGCGGGGAAGGCCCTCAATGACAAGATCGTGCGTGAGCTCCTCAACCACGGCATCACAGGGAAGACGATCGCGGGCTTCACTTCCAAGGCCGGTAAGCCTTTCAAAGCGAAGCTCCGCCTCGACGAACACCACCACGTCGCATTCGAGTTCGAGAGGGCGCCTCGAAAGGAGCAGCACCCATGA
- a CDS encoding ATPase, T2SS/T4P/T4SS family: protein MPEPTPVEGTSWHLILPFLKPVRAYLFDDAISEVMINGDGRVFVERAGELVPVDARLTQAQLLAAAKAIARHLSDDVSETQPILDARLDDGSRVAAVLEPVSLHGITLTIRRFTAKHFTMEDLLQRGSITPQAAEILVGAVTARENLLISGGTGTGKTTILNILSAAIPETDRILIIEDTAEIRIDKPNLVRFEAKRPRPGYEGTTIRQLLKAALRHRPDRIVVGEIRDGAAYDLLQALNTGHSGSMSTVHADSAQGALARFASLVLESGVQMPFPAIKANISTALHFLVHIERRGGHRYLAQILRVHSYNPDLDRYELESLYARGDPAAAGAFPDKGKDHETRSC from the coding sequence ATGCCCGAGCCCACACCCGTCGAGGGGACCTCCTGGCACCTGATCCTGCCCTTCTTGAAGCCGGTCCGGGCCTACCTCTTCGACGACGCCATCTCCGAGGTCATGATCAACGGCGACGGCCGCGTGTTCGTCGAGCGTGCAGGCGAGCTCGTCCCGGTCGACGCCCGGCTGACCCAGGCCCAGCTCCTCGCCGCGGCCAAGGCGATCGCCCGCCACCTCTCCGACGACGTCTCCGAGACCCAGCCGATCTTGGACGCCCGCCTCGACGACGGGAGCCGCGTCGCGGCCGTCCTCGAGCCCGTCTCCCTCCACGGCATCACCCTCACCATCCGCCGCTTCACGGCCAAGCACTTCACGATGGAGGACCTCCTGCAGCGGGGGTCCATCACCCCCCAGGCGGCGGAGATCCTCGTCGGGGCGGTCACCGCCCGGGAGAACCTCCTGATCTCCGGCGGGACCGGCACCGGCAAGACCACCATCCTCAACATCCTCTCGGCCGCCATCCCCGAGACCGACCGCATCCTCATCATCGAGGACACGGCCGAGATCCGGATCGACAAGCCCAACCTCGTCCGCTTCGAGGCGAAGCGCCCGCGGCCCGGCTACGAGGGCACGACCATCCGCCAGCTCCTGAAGGCCGCCCTCCGGCACCGGCCGGACCGCATCGTGGTCGGCGAGATCCGCGACGGAGCGGCCTACGACCTCCTCCAGGCCCTGAACACCGGCCACAGCGGGTCCATGTCGACCGTCCACGCGGACAGCGCGCAAGGGGCCCTCGCCCGCTTCGCGTCCCTCGTCCTGGAGTCGGGCGTTCAGATGCCCTTCCCTGCCATCAAGGCCAACATCTCGACCGCGCTGCATTTCCTCGTCCACATCGAGCGCCGCGGAGGACACCGCTACCTCGCGCAAATCCTCCGCGTCCACTCCTACAACCCCGACCTCGACCGCTACGAGCTCGAAAGCCTCTACGCCCGGGGGGACCCGGCCGCGGCCGGTGCCTTCCCCGACAAAGGAAAGGACCATGAAACTCGTTCTTGCTGA
- a CDS encoding TraM recognition domain-containing protein: MHAWLERVRESQFFLAAIAAAGTGLVLFLRYPIPQGDPFLVLARVKAYPAYLFFVVTVRLFFFTTPLILYSAALSFFFVHLHRGGGTSAGGELPPYEPPDQRKDLYVILGERHHPTERKRVPNPTWITLPEKGLYTGMACFGAIGSGKTATFIRPVALQLFSYAAHDPERRLGGLVLEVKGDFCQQVRDMLRTVGRGEDYLEISLDTHYRYNPLANKDLDEDALAYAITTLIANIYGKGKDPFWPMASTNTMKFLVLLHRLVHDYVTLTDVYHAAINPGLLQDKLKLGRERYGVVEYADISADAFAEHTAKLTSHGFDEADTGYRATATPKLIEYLQKTSIPFTTTTIRQEGVDPERQAQFEAVDRWFKYDWSAIDVKLRTSIVEGISVFLSLFDTNPTIKRIFCPPKETFDPARNSGYALGEPFPPFADLIEQGKVVALNFPVSLNPIVAKTVGTLMKLDYQRAVLLRIPKMAAAAAAAEQGRVFRPTVFCVDEYQNFATVGETGTGDQNFFSLSRQPKCIGIVATQSIVSLKSALSSDDAYKTLLQTFRTKIFLNTADDVTAEFAVKLCGKEDRLQATYNVSESSQDAKVSFLDGRTAGGRTSVSTSKSYQVRQLERFPVKAFTSLKNAQAIVLAFDGVNPILPCYCYLKPHWLPVEMSWWDQYEKGLLEG; this comes from the coding sequence ATGCACGCCTGGCTCGAACGAGTCCGTGAGTCGCAGTTCTTTCTCGCTGCCATTGCGGCCGCGGGGACGGGGCTCGTCCTCTTCCTCCGCTATCCCATACCGCAGGGCGACCCCTTCCTCGTCCTTGCGCGCGTGAAGGCCTACCCCGCCTACCTCTTCTTCGTCGTGACTGTGCGGCTGTTCTTCTTTACAACCCCGCTCATCCTCTACTCGGCCGCGCTGTCGTTCTTCTTCGTCCATCTTCATCGGGGAGGGGGCACCTCCGCGGGCGGCGAGCTGCCCCCCTACGAGCCACCGGACCAGCGCAAGGACCTCTACGTAATCTTGGGCGAGCGCCATCACCCTACCGAGCGCAAGCGTGTACCAAACCCGACCTGGATCACCCTCCCCGAGAAGGGGCTCTACACCGGAATGGCGTGCTTCGGCGCTATCGGCTCCGGCAAGACCGCGACCTTCATCCGGCCCGTCGCGCTCCAGCTCTTCAGCTACGCGGCCCATGACCCCGAGCGGCGCCTCGGGGGCTTGGTACTCGAGGTCAAAGGCGACTTCTGCCAGCAGGTCCGCGACATGCTGCGGACGGTGGGCCGGGGGGAGGACTACCTCGAGATCTCGCTCGACACCCACTACCGCTACAACCCCCTCGCCAACAAGGACCTCGACGAGGACGCCCTCGCCTACGCGATCACCACGCTCATCGCGAACATCTACGGCAAAGGAAAGGACCCGTTCTGGCCGATGGCCTCCACCAACACCATGAAGTTCCTGGTGCTGCTGCACCGCCTCGTCCATGACTACGTGACTTTGACCGACGTCTACCACGCCGCCATCAACCCAGGCCTCCTGCAAGACAAGCTCAAGCTCGGCCGCGAGCGCTACGGTGTCGTGGAGTACGCGGACATCAGCGCGGACGCCTTCGCGGAGCACACCGCCAAGCTCACGAGCCACGGCTTCGACGAAGCGGACACGGGCTACCGCGCGACAGCCACGCCCAAGCTCATCGAGTACCTCCAGAAGACCTCGATTCCCTTCACAACCACCACCATCCGCCAGGAAGGAGTCGATCCCGAGAGGCAGGCGCAGTTCGAGGCCGTCGACCGCTGGTTCAAGTACGACTGGAGCGCCATCGACGTCAAGCTCAGAACGTCGATCGTGGAGGGCATCTCCGTGTTCTTATCTCTCTTCGACACCAACCCCACCATCAAACGCATCTTCTGCCCCCCCAAGGAGACCTTCGACCCCGCCCGGAACTCCGGTTACGCCTTGGGAGAGCCCTTCCCCCCCTTCGCCGACCTCATCGAGCAAGGCAAGGTCGTCGCCCTCAACTTCCCCGTCTCCCTCAACCCGATTGTCGCCAAGACCGTGGGCACGCTCATGAAGCTCGACTACCAGCGCGCCGTGCTCCTCCGCATCCCCAAGATGGCCGCCGCGGCGGCTGCAGCTGAGCAGGGCCGGGTTTTCCGCCCGACCGTCTTCTGCGTGGACGAGTACCAGAACTTCGCCACCGTCGGGGAGACGGGCACCGGGGACCAGAACTTCTTCAGCCTCTCGCGGCAGCCCAAGTGCATCGGCATCGTCGCCACCCAGTCGATCGTCTCCCTGAAGAGCGCCCTCTCCTCCGACGACGCCTACAAGACCCTCCTCCAGACGTTCAGGACCAAGATCTTCTTGAACACCGCCGACGATGTCACTGCGGAGTTCGCGGTGAAGCTGTGCGGGAAGGAAGACCGCCTCCAGGCCACCTACAACGTCTCCGAGTCGTCCCAGGACGCCAAGGTCTCGTTCCTGGACGGCCGCACGGCGGGCGGCAGGACGTCGGTCTCGACCTCCAAGAGCTACCAGGTCCGGCAGCTCGAGCGCTTCCCCGTCAAGGCGTTCACCAGTCTCAAGAACGCCCAGGCCATCGTCCTCGCCTTCGACGGCGTGAACCCCATCCTGCCTTGCTACTGCTACTTGAAGCCCCACTGGCTCCCCGTGGAGATGAGCTGGTGGGACCAGTACGAGAAGGGCCTTCTCGAGGGCTAG